The Vibrio aphrogenes genomic interval TGGGATAACCTCTTAATCGTCAGTGAATCTCTAATACCATTCATATGAAAGGTGAAATTATCTCATCAACACGTTCATCAGCCAATCTATAGTGTGTGGTTATCAATATCTTGGCTTTTATAAGAATAACTGCCGAGTTAAAAATACTTATTGTGAAACACGAGAATAAAACGATTTTTATGAGAATGATTGTTACGAAAACTAGAGCCTAAACACATCAAGTTTGTTCACATAACCTACTTCAAAAGTAGTTATCAAAAAGAGTAAATTCAACTTACAACTCAGATTATTTTGAGGGGATCTCAAAAACAAATAATAATTGGAACTTTTATCAATAAGATTAGATGGCAGCTTGAAAATGAGAGATAAAAGATTGTATTTAAAACTAGCTGGCCTGATGATAAGGTCAAATAACAAGGATTTTTGATAATACACAATCATTTTTGATATTGAACAACCAACTTTGTGGATGTTTGATTACACTAACCACTAACTCGATGTATTTATAAGTGCACATACCATGAAACTTGATGATTTGAATTTATTTCGACTAGTTGTAGACAATGGAAGTTACACGGCAACATCCCGTAAAACGAGTATCCCTGTTGCCACTATCACTCGTCGGATTCAAGCTTTAGAAGAAGGCTTAAACTTACGTTTACTCAATCGTAATGCGCGCAAGCTTTCACTTACCGAAGCTGGACAACGTTTCTACGATGAATGTTCACCTTTATTAAAGCACCTAGCAGAAACGACCGAAAGTATCTCAGATGAATGTCGAGGCGCATCTGGTAAATTGCGTATCTCCGCGCCTTCCAATACCGCCAAGCGCATGATCATGCCAATGCTGAATGAATTTATGGCCAAATATCCAGAGATTCGCATTGAGCTTTCTATGACCAATTACGCCGATCAACTTGATCCTACTGAGTGGGATGTGATCTTCCGTGTTGGCCCACAACGCGATTCCACCCTAATTGCACGTAAAATAAACCAAGTGAAAGATATTCTGGTCGCAAGCCCTAAATACCTTGCTGACTGCGGTGATTTACACCACGCCGAAGATTTACGTCATCATGCCCTCTTAAAAGGCTTACCCCTCGTTAAGTGGCAACTGACTAACTCTCAAGGTGAAACCATTACAATAAATGAAAAAGGCCGTCTGGAAGCCAGCGAACTTAATGTGGTACGTAAAGCATGTACGTATGGATTGGGGATCAGTTTGATGCCAGATGTAATGATTGAAGCCTATTTACGTGAGGGTCGTTTAGTTCAAGTGCTGGATGACTGGAGCGCAAACTCACGTGATATTTATATGCTGTATAACCACAAACATCATCAACCAGAAAAAGTTCGTCTCTTGATTGATTTTATTGCGCAGCACGAAGCGCTCTAATCTCGCAACTACGACTCTCTCGTGAAAACACAAAGCCAGAGCATTACACTCTGGCTTTCTAGTAGTAAACAAGCTATTGGTAAACAAGATTTGTCGTGGTCTCAAGCCCACTGTCGAGAAAGGCTAAGCCTGATAAATATCAGACTTACGAACACATTCCCAATCATGCCCCTTCGTTATGCATCTCTAAATTTGCTAGATCCACTTGCATATCACGCTCTAATTTTGCGTCATCATTACGCAGCGAATCGATATGATCGAGATAAGCTTGGTCAATATCACCAGTCACGTATTGTCCACTAAATACTGAGGTTTCAAACTGAGTAATATTGGGGTTGCCAATACCGACTGCATCCACTAAATCATCAATCTCTTGGAACATTAACGCATCAGCTCCTATCATTTGACAAATTTCGTCAATATCACGACCGTGAGCGATCAATTCATTAGCGCTAGGCATATCGATACCATACACATTCGGGAAACGAACTTCTGGCGCAGCCGACACCATGTACACATTCTTCGCCCCAGAATCACGAGCCATCTCAATGATTTGCTCAGAGGTCGTGCCTCGGACAATAGAATCATCGACTAATAACACATTCTTACCTTTAAACTCCGAACGGATGGCGTTTAATTTACGACGTACCGATTTTTTACGCTGTTGTTGGCCCGGCATAATGAAAGTTCGCCCAACATAGCGGTTTTTCACAAAGCCTTGACGGTAAGGTTTATCGATAAGTTGCGCAATTTCTAACGCAATATCGCACGAAGTTTCAGGAATAGGAATGACCACATCAATGTCTAAATCATCCCATTCACGCTTAATTTTCTCACCCAGTTTTTTACCCATTTCAACACGTGCGCTGTACACGGAAATTTTATCAATGAAAGAATCTGGACGAGCAAAATACACAAACTCAAAGATACAAGGATTTAATTTCGGCTCTTCAGCACATTGCTCACTAAATAATTGCCCATCAAAGGTGGCATAAATCGCTTCACCTGGTGCGACATCGCGAACAAAATCAAAACCAACCGCATCCAATGCCACCGATTCAGACGCCACCATGTATTCAGCGCGGCCATCAACGACACGTTTACCTAAACATAATGGACGAATGCCGTTAGGATCACGAAACGCTACCATACCGTGCCCAATAATCATCGCAGCGACGGCATAAGCACCTTTTACGATGGTGTGAACTTTTCGAATCGCATTAAAGATATCAGCTTGAGTGAGGGGATAATTTTCGAATTGATCAATTTCTTGGGCGAGGATATTAAGAAGAACTTCTGAGTCGGAGGTGGTATTAATATGACGGCGTCCTTGTTCAAATAACCACTGCCTGATGTCGTTGGCATTAGTCAAATTACCATTATGGGCTAAGGTTATTCCATAAGGCGAGTTCACGTAAAAAGGCTGTGCTTCAGAAGCACTTGAACTCCCCGCCGTCGGATAACGAACATGCCCCACACCCACTGTGCCTTGTAGTCTTTGCATGTGCTTAATTTCAAACACATCTTTAACTAATCCATTAGCCTTACGTAGACGAAAACGATTGCTATCTATGGTAATAATACCTGCCGCATCTTGGCCACGATGCTGCAGTACCGTTAAAGCATCATAAATCGATTGATTGACAGGCGTTACACCTACGATCCCAACAATACCACACATGTCTTAAATCCTCGATTGGTAAAGAACTGGTGCTTACCGTCCCTTTAGATAGCCGCACCAGACAAAAAACTTGATGTTTGTTTTAGATGGTCAAAAAAAGGAGCAATGATTCGACTAAATTGCGGAATCAACTGCGACTCTTTCCACCAATCTGAATTTGGGAATGCTGTAAAGGCATCCATAAAAAATAACACGACCGCTACGATCAGTACCCCACGCAAAGCGCCAAATACAATCCCTAATACTCTGTCAGTGCCCGATAAACCAGTTTTAATCACCAATTGACTAACCACGTAGTTCAACAAAGCTCCAACCACTAAAGTGGCAATAAATAACGCCCCTAAAGCAGCGCCATTGCGGGCCATATCATTTTCGATATTAGTGAAGTAGGCAGCAAGCTTCAGGTAGTATTGAGTGGCAATATAAAATGCTCCACACCAAATCACCAATGACAAAGCTTCTTTTACAAAACCACGTACTAAGCTGATCAAAGCTGAAAAGCCGATCACCCCTAAAATGACAAAATCTATCCAAATCATAAAATTTACATCTTAAGTTGGCGCGCATTTTAACAGAAAAATACGCGACGCAAACGTTTTCTTATTAATTAAGTGGCTTAAATGTCTGTAATTGACCTTTGAGCCCAGTAATTTCTTTTAGCTTATCAATTTGTTGTTCCATTTTTTCTTTTGAAACATCAGGACCGATAATTACACGAGATAATCCACCATCTGGTCTTAAATGCGCTTGGAAACCGCGCTTTTGCAGATCGGCAACGAGCTTCTTCGCGTTATCTTGGTTTTTCAAAGCAACTAACTGAATCATCCAAGCGCTATCATTATATTGATTGGTTTCCCTCATTGGTGCCGGCTTTTGCGCCACGGTTTTAGGCTTAGTTTGGGTAACAGATGGACGATTGTTCGATTGAGGTTCCGCTTTAGCTGTGGTTGTAGGTTGCTCTTCAATCGTTTGGCTAACGGGTTCGTCAGGTAAGGCTACATCTAATTCAACCGGTGGCTTAACCTGATGACCAGAGCTTGGCGTTGCCTCATGATTAGGTTTGATCGGAATCGCCGCGAAGTCTTCTTTATAATGTTCCTTCTGACCATCAAATACATCAGGTAATACAATGACCCCAATCGCGACTAAGATCACCGTCCCTATCAAACGACTTTGAAACTTACTGGCCATGCTGACTCCCCATGTTCGTTGTTTGCCAATAATCGAGAACCGCTCCTACCGTATGGAAAGAACCGACAACTAAAACCACATCATCTTTAGTAGCGTGTTGATTTGCCTGTACAAAGGCTTCGACAGGCGTCTCAAACTTACCTTCCACCTGTGGAAGATAACCGACTAATTCATCCACATTCGCCGCCCTTGGGCCATGCAAAGAAGCAGGATACCAATGAGTGACGACAGAAGACAATGCCGATAAAGTGGAAGCAATATCCTTATCATGCAACATTGCCACTACGGCTCGAATGGTTTGGTTAGGATAAGCATGTTTTAGCTGCGTCACCAGATATTGAGCAGAATGTGGATTATGAGCCACATCTAACAAAATAAGGGGCTGTTGAGACAGAACTTGCATCCGGCCTGCTAGCGTCGCATTGTGCAAGCCATTGACAACATTGACATCGCTAAGCTCTAAACCAGAGACACTCAAGGCCATCAGGGCGGTAGCCGCATTGGCTAAAGGAAGAGAGGGAATAGGTAAATCGTTTAAATCAAAGCCACCAGACTGCCAACGCCAGCGTTGTTGTTTTTCATCCGTCACTTGATAGTTAAATTGCAATCCTACTTGATAAAACTCAGCGCCAATATCATCAGCATGCGCTGCAACGGTATGAGGGGCTTTCGGTTGTCCACAAATCGCCGGTCGACCTGTACGATAAATTCCTGCCTTTTCAAAGCCAATGACATTAATATCATCACCAAGCCAATCGACATGATCTATCGCTAAACTTGTAATCACAGACACATCGTGATCAACCACATTCGTGGCATCTAAGCGCCCTCCTAACCCAACTTCAAGCAAGACTACATCCACATTTTGTTGTTGAAATATCCGCAAAGCCGACAAGGTCCCAAACTCAAAAAAGCTTAAACTAATGTCTTTTCTTTGTTGTTCAATAAAATCGAAAGATTGGGTTAACAATGCATCTGACACATCCTGCCCGTTAATACGTACACGTTCATTATAGTGAATCAGATGAGGAGAACTATAAACACCCACTGTATAGCCGGCATCAAGTAAAATGGATTCCATGAGTGCGCAGGTTGACCCTTTCCCATTGGTCCCGGCGACTGTAATCACCGTTGGAGCGGGTTTGGTTAGATTGGCGGCTTGAGCAACTTGGCTCACGCGATCTAAGCCAAGATCAATGGCACTGGAATGGATATTTTCTAAATAATGAAGCCACATCGCTAAAGGAGATGTGGCTTCAGGAGAATTAAGTTTGCTCATTAAATGCTGAACTCATTATATCTTCACATCAATGAAGATAAGATAACATTTTATTGGCTATTTATCGCAAAAAATAAACCGCTATTTATCCTAAGATAAAGGGATTATTTTTCTTTCTTATCTGCCACAGGGACTTCATATGCGGCATCATCAGAAGATTCTAATGGAAACTGATAATTCGTTAATTTAGCCACCAGCTTACCAATACGTGGACGCATCTCACGACGGTCAACGATCATATCAATCGCACCGTGCTCTAATAAGAACTCACTACGTTGGAAGCCTTCTGGTAGGTTTTCACGTACCGTTTGCTCGATAACACGACGACCAGCAAAACCAATAATGGCTTTTGGCTCACCGATATTGATATCACCTAACATCGCAAGACTGGCAGACACACCACCGTAAGTAGGGTCTGTCATCACGGAAATAAAAGGCAAACCTTTTTGAGATAAACGTTCTAACGCCGCACTGGTTTTGGCCATTTGCATCAAGGACATTAATGCTTCTTGCATGCGAGCACCGCCACTTGCAGAGAAACACACTAAACCACAATTATTTTCAATCGCCGCATCGACCGCACGAACAAAACGCGCGCCGACTACAGAGCCCATCGAACCGCCCATAAATGAGAATTCAAAAGCACAAGCGACTAATGGCATGCCCATCAGCTCACCTTTCATAGCAACAAGAGCTTCGCTTTCACCACTTTCTTTTTGTGCAGTTGAAAGACGGTCTTTATAACGTTTAGAGTCTTTAAACTTCAATTTATCTTTCGGTTCTAACTCTTGACCAATTTCAACTTGAGTACCGGTATCTAAAAAGGTTTCAAGACGACGACGGCCTTTCATGCGCATGTGATGGTCACACTTAGGACAAACTTCTAAGTTACGCTCTAACTCTGCTTGATATAACACCTGTTCACAAGAGGTACATTTGGTCCAAATGCCTTCAGGGATAGACGCTTTACGAGTATTAACAATATTGGTAGTTGTAAAAATTTTTTCAAGCCAACTCATGGGAAGACCTTTTAGCTAGATCCCTCGCGTCATGCAAGAGATGAGAATTTGAGAAATAAAATACGGAGCAAATTAAAACACATAATGTCCGCAGTGTAGATAAAAAACTGGTTGTACCTATATTAATGCGTTTTAAAAAACACCAAAAATCACAAAAAGGTTAACTAATGCACAGTTTTTAATCGAAAAATTGAGATTTATCATACAGTGACGTAATCACGCTAGTGTAATAATAATGTGAAGAAAATCAAACTAATCCATAAAACTGAAGGTTGATTAGCAATAACAGGCAATCAACCAGCAAAAGATATTAGCAGCCGCAAATGATTCTCCACAACCCCCTTGGTAACACAACCAATTATTCGCTAAAACCAGTTATTGGCTAAAATAGAGCGAATTGCAGGCTAACATAAAACTAATTATTAGCTAAAAATAACGGACCAATTGCCACTTTCGGCAAATTAAAATGTTCTGGATAATCCACATCGACAAGATACAACCCTTCGGCCTTGGCGGTGGCTCCAGCTAAGGTTCGGTCTTTTTGCGCCAACAACCATTCAATCCATTCGACCTTTTCTTCGCCAGTGCCCACTTTGATCAAGCTCCCAACGATATTTCTCACCATGTGATGTACAAAAGCATTGGCTTTAATATCCACAATCACATATTGCCCCATGCGAGAAACATTAAGGTGCATCACATTACGCCACGGACTTCTCGACTGGCAATGTACCGCTCGGAAAGAGGTAAAATCATTTTCGCCTAACAAGTATTGCCCGGCTTGGTGCATTTTTTGCTCATCGAGCGGATTATGATAATGGCTTACTCCCGAGCTTAATATTCCAGGGCGAAAAGCATTATTAAAGATGATGTAGCGATATCGACGCGCTGTCGCTGTAAAACGTGCGTGAAACTCATCTGAGACTTCATGCGCCCAACGCACCGCAATATTACTTGGTAAGTTAGCATTCACACCCATTGTCCAAGCAACTAACTTACGAGAGGCCGTAGTATCAAAGTGTACCACCTGTCCCGTGCCGTGAACGCCTGCGTCGGTTCGCCCTGCGCATTGCACTTCAATAGGGTGATTCGCGACAATCGATAACGCTTTTTCTAAATGTTCTTGTACACTCGGTACGTCTTTTTGCTTTTGCCAGCCAAAAAGCTTACTACCATCATATTCAACACCTAAAGCAATGCGCATGTTAACCACTCTTTTTTATACATCAATCAATAAGCCGCAAAGTATATAGACTCAATTATGGATAAGAAAGTCATAACCACGTAATTCATTACCTAGCAGTGAGTCTATCGCCACCTTTTCTCAGGTGTAAAACAACCATTTAAACAACAAAAAGACGGCCCGAAGCCGCCTTAAATGATAAAACTGTCCTTACATATTATCGATTCACGACAATAACCCTAATAGCTTTTTCGCTTCCTGTTTGAGTGATTGGTCGCCT includes:
- the folC gene encoding bifunctional tetrahydrofolate synthase/dihydrofolate synthase → MSKLNSPEATSPLAMWLHYLENIHSSAIDLGLDRVSQVAQAANLTKPAPTVITVAGTNGKGSTCALMESILLDAGYTVGVYSSPHLIHYNERVRINGQDVSDALLTQSFDFIEQQRKDISLSFFEFGTLSALRIFQQQNVDVVLLEVGLGGRLDATNVVDHDVSVITSLAIDHVDWLGDDINVIGFEKAGIYRTGRPAICGQPKAPHTVAAHADDIGAEFYQVGLQFNYQVTDEKQQRWRWQSGGFDLNDLPIPSLPLANAATALMALSVSGLELSDVNVVNGLHNATLAGRMQVLSQQPLILLDVAHNPHSAQYLVTQLKHAYPNQTIRAVVAMLHDKDIASTLSALSSVVTHWYPASLHGPRAANVDELVGYLPQVEGKFETPVEAFVQANQHATKDDVVLVVGSFHTVGAVLDYWQTTNMGSQHGQ
- the truA gene encoding tRNA pseudouridine(38-40) synthase TruA, giving the protein MRIALGVEYDGSKLFGWQKQKDVPSVQEHLEKALSIVANHPIEVQCAGRTDAGVHGTGQVVHFDTTASRKLVAWTMGVNANLPSNIAVRWAHEVSDEFHARFTATARRYRYIIFNNAFRPGILSSGVSHYHNPLDEQKMHQAGQYLLGENDFTSFRAVHCQSRSPWRNVMHLNVSRMGQYVIVDIKANAFVHHMVRNIVGSLIKVGTGEEKVEWIEWLLAQKDRTLAGATAKAEGLYLVDVDYPEHFNLPKVAIGPLFLANN
- the accD gene encoding acetyl-CoA carboxylase, carboxyltransferase subunit beta; protein product: MSWLEKIFTTTNIVNTRKASIPEGIWTKCTSCEQVLYQAELERNLEVCPKCDHHMRMKGRRRLETFLDTGTQVEIGQELEPKDKLKFKDSKRYKDRLSTAQKESGESEALVAMKGELMGMPLVACAFEFSFMGGSMGSVVGARFVRAVDAAIENNCGLVCFSASGGARMQEALMSLMQMAKTSAALERLSQKGLPFISVMTDPTYGGVSASLAMLGDINIGEPKAIIGFAGRRVIEQTVRENLPEGFQRSEFLLEHGAIDMIVDRREMRPRIGKLVAKLTNYQFPLESSDDAAYEVPVADKKEK
- a CDS encoding LysR family transcriptional regulator; translated protein: MKLDDLNLFRLVVDNGSYTATSRKTSIPVATITRRIQALEEGLNLRLLNRNARKLSLTEAGQRFYDECSPLLKHLAETTESISDECRGASGKLRISAPSNTAKRMIMPMLNEFMAKYPEIRIELSMTNYADQLDPTEWDVIFRVGPQRDSTLIARKINQVKDILVASPKYLADCGDLHHAEDLRHHALLKGLPLVKWQLTNSQGETITINEKGRLEASELNVVRKACTYGLGISLMPDVMIEAYLREGRLVQVLDDWSANSRDIYMLYNHKHHQPEKVRLLIDFIAQHEAL
- a CDS encoding SPOR domain-containing protein; amino-acid sequence: MASKFQSRLIGTVILVAIGVIVLPDVFDGQKEHYKEDFAAIPIKPNHEATPSSGHQVKPPVELDVALPDEPVSQTIEEQPTTTAKAEPQSNNRPSVTQTKPKTVAQKPAPMRETNQYNDSAWMIQLVALKNQDNAKKLVADLQKRGFQAHLRPDGGLSRVIIGPDVSKEKMEQQIDKLKEITGLKGQLQTFKPLN
- the purF gene encoding amidophosphoribosyltransferase encodes the protein MCGIVGIVGVTPVNQSIYDALTVLQHRGQDAAGIITIDSNRFRLRKANGLVKDVFEIKHMQRLQGTVGVGHVRYPTAGSSSASEAQPFYVNSPYGITLAHNGNLTNANDIRQWLFEQGRRHINTTSDSEVLLNILAQEIDQFENYPLTQADIFNAIRKVHTIVKGAYAVAAMIIGHGMVAFRDPNGIRPLCLGKRVVDGRAEYMVASESVALDAVGFDFVRDVAPGEAIYATFDGQLFSEQCAEEPKLNPCIFEFVYFARPDSFIDKISVYSARVEMGKKLGEKIKREWDDLDIDVVIPIPETSCDIALEIAQLIDKPYRQGFVKNRYVGRTFIMPGQQQRKKSVRRKLNAIRSEFKGKNVLLVDDSIVRGTTSEQIIEMARDSGAKNVYMVSAAPEVRFPNVYGIDMPSANELIAHGRDIDEICQMIGADALMFQEIDDLVDAVGIGNPNITQFETSVFSGQYVTGDIDQAYLDHIDSLRNDDAKLERDMQVDLANLEMHNEGA
- a CDS encoding CvpA family protein, translating into MIWIDFVILGVIGFSALISLVRGFVKEALSLVIWCGAFYIATQYYLKLAAYFTNIENDMARNGAALGALFIATLVVGALLNYVVSQLVIKTGLSGTDRVLGIVFGALRGVLIVAVVLFFMDAFTAFPNSDWWKESQLIPQFSRIIAPFFDHLKQTSSFLSGAAI